The following coding sequences lie in one Stegostoma tigrinum isolate sSteTig4 chromosome 31, sSteTig4.hap1, whole genome shotgun sequence genomic window:
- the cbx1b gene encoding chromobox protein homolog 1b isoform X1, with product MGKKQNKKKVEEVLEEEEEEYVVEKVLDRRIVKGKVEYLLKWKGFSDDDNTWEPEENLDCPDLIAEFLQSQKIAHDGIDKTEGPKRKAESDTETEENKNKKRREEQEKPRGFARGLEPERIIGATDSSGELMFLMKWKNSDEADLVPAKEANVKCPQVVISFYEERLTWHSYPSEEEEKKEEK from the exons ATGGGGAAAAAGCAAAACAAGAAAAAGGTGGAGGAGGTtctagaggaggaggaggaagagtacGTCGTTGAAAAAGTACTGGACAGGCGTATCGTGAAAGGAAAAGTGGAATATTTGCTGAAGTGGAAAGGATTCTCGGA tgatgACAACACATGGGAGCCTGAGGAGAATCTTGACTGTCCTGATCTCATCGCAGAGTTTTTACAGTCCCAGAAAATAGCACATGATGGAATAGACAAAACAGAGGGGCCCAAACGGAAAGCAGAGTCTGATACTGAAACTgaggaaaataaaaacaagaagagGAGAGAGGAG CAGGAGAAGCCAAGAGGTTTTGCCAGAGGATTGGAGCCAGAGCGTATTATTGGGGCTACAGACTCCAGCGGAGAGCTCATGTTCCTCATGAAGTG GAAAAACTCTGATGAGGCTGATTTGGTTCCAGCAAAAGAGGCAAATGTCAAGTGTCCCCAGGTGGTTATCTCATTTTATGAGGAACGTCTGACGTGGCATTCATACCCATCTGAAGAGGAAGAAAAGAAGGAGGAAAAGTAA
- the cbx1b gene encoding chromobox protein homolog 1b isoform X2: MGKKQNKKKVEEVLEEEEEEYVVEKVLDRRIVKGKVEYLLKWKGFSDDDNTWEPEENLDCPDLIAEFLQSQKIAHDGIDKTEGPKRKAESDTETEENKNKKRREEEKPRGFARGLEPERIIGATDSSGELMFLMKWKNSDEADLVPAKEANVKCPQVVISFYEERLTWHSYPSEEEEKKEEK; this comes from the exons ATGGGGAAAAAGCAAAACAAGAAAAAGGTGGAGGAGGTtctagaggaggaggaggaagagtacGTCGTTGAAAAAGTACTGGACAGGCGTATCGTGAAAGGAAAAGTGGAATATTTGCTGAAGTGGAAAGGATTCTCGGA tgatgACAACACATGGGAGCCTGAGGAGAATCTTGACTGTCCTGATCTCATCGCAGAGTTTTTACAGTCCCAGAAAATAGCACATGATGGAATAGACAAAACAGAGGGGCCCAAACGGAAAGCAGAGTCTGATACTGAAACTgaggaaaataaaaacaagaagagGAGAGAGGAG GAGAAGCCAAGAGGTTTTGCCAGAGGATTGGAGCCAGAGCGTATTATTGGGGCTACAGACTCCAGCGGAGAGCTCATGTTCCTCATGAAGTG GAAAAACTCTGATGAGGCTGATTTGGTTCCAGCAAAAGAGGCAAATGTCAAGTGTCCCCAGGTGGTTATCTCATTTTATGAGGAACGTCTGACGTGGCATTCATACCCATCTGAAGAGGAAGAAAAGAAGGAGGAAAAGTAA
- the cbx1b gene encoding chromobox protein homolog 1b isoform X3 yields MASASLLNLRLDTMGKKQNKKKVEEVLEEEEEEYVVEKVLDRRIVKGKVEYLLKWKGFSDDDNTWEPEENLDCPDLIAEFLQSQKIAHDGIDKTEGPKRKAESDTETEENKNKKRREEQEKPRGFARGLEPERIIGATDSSGELMFLMKWKNSDEADLVPAKEANVKCPQVVISFYEERLTWHSYPSEEEEKKEEK; encoded by the exons CTTCAGCCTCACTTCTCAATTTAAGACTGGACACAATGGGGAAAAAGCAAAACAAGAAAAAGGTGGAGGAGGTtctagaggaggaggaggaagagtacGTCGTTGAAAAAGTACTGGACAGGCGTATCGTGAAAGGAAAAGTGGAATATTTGCTGAAGTGGAAAGGATTCTCGGA tgatgACAACACATGGGAGCCTGAGGAGAATCTTGACTGTCCTGATCTCATCGCAGAGTTTTTACAGTCCCAGAAAATAGCACATGATGGAATAGACAAAACAGAGGGGCCCAAACGGAAAGCAGAGTCTGATACTGAAACTgaggaaaataaaaacaagaagagGAGAGAGGAG CAGGAGAAGCCAAGAGGTTTTGCCAGAGGATTGGAGCCAGAGCGTATTATTGGGGCTACAGACTCCAGCGGAGAGCTCATGTTCCTCATGAAGTG GAAAAACTCTGATGAGGCTGATTTGGTTCCAGCAAAAGAGGCAAATGTCAAGTGTCCCCAGGTGGTTATCTCATTTTATGAGGAACGTCTGACGTGGCATTCATACCCATCTGAAGAGGAAGAAAAGAAGGAGGAAAAGTAA